In Dasypus novemcinctus isolate mDasNov1 chromosome 10, mDasNov1.1.hap2, whole genome shotgun sequence, one DNA window encodes the following:
- the OR8U3 gene encoding olfactory receptor 8U3, translated as MADVNVTTVTEFILKGITDRPELQAPCFVVFLAIYLVTVLGNIGLIILIRIDSRLHTPMYYFLSHLAFVDLCYSSAITPKMMVNFVVECNTIPVYACATQLGCFLTFMITECFLLASMAYDRYVAICNPLHYSVLMSKRVCIQLVAVPYTYSFLVALFHTIITFRLTYCGPNVINHFYCDDLPLLALSCSDTHMKEILIFAFAGFDMICSSSVVLISYIFIIAAIIRIRSTQGRRKAISTCGSHMVAVTIFYGTLIFMYLQPKSNHSLDTDKMASVFYTVVIPMLNPLIYSLRNKEVKEALKKTLDKGCETLKILQLRR; from the coding sequence ATGGCTGACGTTAATGTCACTACTGTCACAGAATTCATTCTCAAGGGAATCACTGACCGGCCAGAGCTGCAGGCCCCCTGTTTTGTGGTGTTTTTAGCCATCTATCTGGTCACAGTGCTGGGGAATATTGGATTGATTATCTTAATCAGGATTGACTCTCGACTCCACACACCTATGTATTATTTCCTCAGCCACTTGGCCTTTGTTGACCTTTGTTATTCTTCTGCCATTACCCCGAAGATGATGGTGAATTTTGTTGTGGAATGCAACACGATTCCTGTCTATGCTTGTGCAACACAACTGGGCTGTTTTCTCACTTTCATGATCACCGAGTGTTTCCTTTTAGCCTCCATGGCCTATGATCGCTATGTAGCTATCTGTAATCCCCTGCATTATTCAGTACTGATGTCAAAAAGAGTCTGCATTCAGTTAGTGGCTGTTCCATATACATACAGCTTTCTGGTCGCCCTGTTCCATACCATTATCACATTCCGTCTAACTTATTGTGGGCCCAATGTAATTAACCATTTCTACTGCGATGACCTCCCCCTCTTAGCTCTGTCCTGCTCAGACACACACATGAAGGAAATTCTAATCTTTGCCTTCGCTGGCTTTGATATGATCTGTTCTTCTTCAGTTGTCCTCATTTCCTACATCTTTATCATTGCCGCCATCATAAGGATCCGCTCTACGCAGGGGCGACGCAAGGCCATCTCCACCTGTGGCTCCCACATGGTGGCTGTTACTATTTTCTATGGCACACTGATCTTTATGTACCTGCAGCCCAAATCAAACCACTCTCTGGACACAGATAAAATGGCTTCTGTATTTTACACAGTGGTGATCCCCATGTTGAACCCCCTAATCTATAGTCTAAGGAATAAAGAGGTGAAAGAAGCCTTGAAGAAAACCTTGGATAAAGGTTGTGAAACCTTAAAGATATTGCAATtaagaagataa